GTGTGGGTGGAAATAGTGGAGGGGCCGCGGCGGCAGGGCGTGAGGCAGGATGCCGAGTGGGAGATGGGCGGCGGGCAAGGGCGGCGGGGGCGGCGGTAGCTTGGCATCGGAGGTGGCGAGGTGCTCCACGGTAAAGGGTTGGCGGGGCGCGGGCGGCGGCGGTGCGGCGGCGGGCAGCAGCGTCTCGCCCGAGCAGCGCGACGCCTCCAGCCGACGCAGCGGGTTACTGATCTGCGCCAGGCCCGCCTCCAGCGCCACCTTCTCTGGCTTAGGGATCTTGAATCTCTTTCTGCGGCGCAGGAAGCTGCCGTTCTCGAACATGTTCATGGCGGAGGGATGCAGCGTCCAGTAGGCGCCCTTGCCCGGCCTGTCGGGGCGGCGCGGGATCTTGATGAAGCAGTCGTTGAAGGAGAGGTTGTGACGCAGGGAGTTCTGCCAGCGCTGCGTGTTCTTGCGGTAGTAAGGGAAGTTGTCCATGATGAACTTGTAGATCTCGGCCAGCGTGCACATCTTCTCGGCGCTGTTCCAGATGGCCATGGCGGTCAGCGAGATGTACGAGTACGGCGGCTTCTGCTCGCCGTAACTCTCCCGGCTGGGCCGCGGCATGCTGGCGCCC
This sequence is a window from Portunus trituberculatus isolate SZX2019 chromosome 34, ASM1759143v1, whole genome shotgun sequence. Protein-coding genes within it:
- the LOC123512652 gene encoding forkhead box protein B1-like produces the protein MPRPSRESYGEQKPPYSYISLTAMAIWNSAEKMCTLAEIYKFIMDNFPYYRKNTQRWQNSLRHNLSFNDCFIKIPRRPDRPGKGAYWTLHPSAMNMFENGSFLRRRKRFKIPKPEKVALEAGLAQISNPLRRLEASRCSGETLLPAAAPPPPAPRQPFTVEHLATSDAKLPPPPPPLPAAHLPLGILPHALPPRPLHYFHPHAEGLHPRLSHLPPALLSAAHAAPYPHLPPFTPSFHQLYAAAAMAASLAPGGDLSHMVRPCGRTGPVAMASLSALAPLASRSTHLGPPGRGQAPLSSDYSVSRLLASPATPDIDPDTDDEDDIQVADEAGEEDVGGGSEGAQDKRGQEAAALPSSDLFLRTSPPVRSI